The proteins below come from a single Molothrus ater isolate BHLD 08-10-18 breed brown headed cowbird chromosome 3, BPBGC_Mater_1.1, whole genome shotgun sequence genomic window:
- the TRAPPC3L gene encoding trafficking protein particle complex subunit 3-like protein has product MSRSPGRKQENHKISRELFVLTYGALVAQLCKEYEKDEDVNACLDRMGYSIGIRLIDDFLARSAVKKCRSYSETADMIAQVAFKMYLGVTPSVSCNSVTGNKFSLILDKNPLVDFVEELPAERASLCYCNLLCGVIRGALEMVHLAAEVSFLQDRLKGDAVTEIGITFLRKPEDRKHRRNK; this is encoded by the exons ATGTCTCGGTCACCAGGAAGAAAGCAGGAGAACCACAAAATA AGCAGAGAACTTTTTGTACTCACATATGGGGCCTTGGTAGCCCAGCTGTGCAAGGAGTATGAAAAAGATGAAGATGTCAATGCCTGTTTAGATAGAAT GGGATACAGCATTGGCATAAGGCTCATTGATGACTTTTTGGCTCGTTCAGCTGTGAAAAAGTGCCGTAGTTACTCTGAAACAGCAGACATGATTGCACAG GTTGCTTTCAAGATGTATCTTGGAGTCACCCCTAGTGTGAGCTGCAATAGTGTCACAGGGAATAAATTCTCCTTAATCCTGGACAAAAACCCACTGGTGGATTTtgtggaggagctgccagcGGAACGAGCGTCACTCTGCTATTGTAACCTCCTCTGTGGTGTGATTCGAGGGGCCTTGGAAATG GTTCACTTAGCAGCAGAAGTTTCCTTCCTCCAGGACAGGCTGAAGGGTGATGCTGTGACAGAAATaggaattacatttttaagGAAGCCTGAAGACAGAAAGCACAGAAGgaacaaatga
- the CALHM5 gene encoding calcium homeostasis modulator protein 5, giving the protein MDAFQTILKFFMNRKTAIGYSFMALLTMGGERVFSLVAFRCPCSNENFRYGLVFLFSPALVLLVIGYFLNSKTWKLFTGCWVNPRKIFPRGNICHFFYVFGQITLNALVAPVMWLSVALLNGTFYECAMSGLKNPAYLQAVCHSKSESCFEELHKVACDKSSLPFSESDELKRTLQAQSQILGWCVIVTTALLSLLTTCCASCQSKVSHLQLMFWRVYEGTEKEQLEQIFQLYATKLSERNLKCFFENKEPEPISLPAFQAWEDASQLYSFSSSKQHYSTIHKLVEEGQKGTSEERETMLDLADRREVP; this is encoded by the exons ATGGATGCATTCCAAACAATCCTGAAGTTCTTTATGAACCGGAAAACCGCTATAGGTTACAGTTTTATGGCGCTGCTGACAATGGGAGGTGAACGTGTGTTTTCTCTTGTTGCTTTCAGATGCCCTTGCAGCAACGAAAACTTCAGGTACGGTTTGGTATTTCTCTTCTCGCCAGCTCTTGTTTTGCTGGTCATCGGATACTTCTTGAACAGCAAGACCTGGAAACTCTTTACAGGCTGCTGGGTGAATCCCAGGAAAATATTCCCCAGAGGGAATATCTGCCATTTCTTTTACGTCTTTGGACAAATCACTTTAAATGCTCTGGTAGCCCCGGTGATGTGGCTTTCCGTGGCTTTGCTCAACGGGACTTTTTACGAATGTGCCATGAGTGGCTTGAAAAATCCTGCCTACTTACAAGCAGTTTGCCACAGCAAATCGGAGAGCTGCTTTGAAGAGCTACACAAGGTAGCCTGTGACAAAAGTTCCCTGCCCTTTTCAGAGAGTGATGAACTGAAAAGAACACTTCAAGCACAGTCCCAG ATTTTAGGCTGGTGTGTGATAGTTACCACagccctcctctccctgctaACCActtgctgtgccagctgccagtCAAAAGTCAGCCACCTCCAGCTGATGTTCTGGAGAGTGTATGAGGGGACGGAGAAGGAGCAACTGGAGCAGATTTTCCAGCTGTATGCCACCAAGCTGAGCGAGCGAAACCTGAAGTGCTTTTTTGAAAACAAGGAACCAGAACCCATTTCCCTGCCAGCTTTTCAGGCATGGGAAGATGCTTCCCAGCTCTactctttcagcagcagcaaacagcattATAGCACGATTCACAAGCTAGTTGAAGAAGGCCAGAAAGGAACCAGTGAGGAAAGAGAGACAATGCTGGACCTTGCGGATAGAAGGGAAGTACCATAG
- the LOC118685569 gene encoding calcium homeostasis modulator protein 6-like: protein MDRLQKAVDFYIRYQTTLGFSIVSLVTAASERIFSSMVFKCPCNSENLVYGYSFLLAPAFVLLLLGYMMNTRTWRLFTGMCSLEKYPQYCSWRTWAHVCQLLVPMTAKASVAPLTWIAVALLGANFYECAASGSNMTAHLFCKNNTNYSQEQLYKMPCDEELSAAMSSVCLSFHAQSQLIGWFLIASIMTVALISTCVTHCFSPVSYLQFKFWKIYSRKEHKLFEIKAKEHATKLAERNTNCFFEATDPAPFCTPSNKDWQKVSVSYTFNSQEQYYSMLHKYVNTDRGNDAEFKEEGRDLNVFEFVDEAQASVSGL from the exons atggATAGGTTACAGAAGGCAGTGGATTTCTACATCCGCTACCAGACCACTCTGGGTTTCAGCATCGTGTCCCTTGTGACGGCTGCCAGCGAGCGCATCTTCTCATCTATGGTGTTCAAGTGTCCCTGCAACTCTGAGAACCTGGTGTATGGTTATTCCTTCCTCTTAGCACCTGCCTTCGTCCTCTTGCTGCTCGGCTACATGATGAATACCAGGACATGGCGCCTGTTTACAGGCATGTGCTCTCTGGAGAAGTATCCCCAATACTGTTCCTGGCGAACCTGGGCCCACGTCTGCCAGCTGTTAGTGCCAATGACAGCCAAAGCCTCGGTGGCCCCGCTCACCTGGATAGCGGTGGCCCTGCTCGGAGCCAACTTCTACGAGTGTGCAGCCAGCGGGAGCAACATGACAGCACACCTCTTCTGTAAAAATAACACAAATTACAGCCAAGAGCAGCTGTACAAAATGCCCTGTGATGAGGAGTTATCAGCAGCGATGTCAAGTGTATGCCTCAGCTTTCATGCACAGTCCCAG CTGATAGGATGGTTCCTGATAGCCAGCATCATGACTGTGGCACTGATTTCAACATGTGTCACCCACTGCTTCTCCCCTGTCAGCTACCTTCAGTTCAAGTTCTGGAAAATTTACTCAAGAAAAGAACATAAACTCTTTGAGATCAAAGCCAAAGAGCATGCAACCAAGCTagcagaaagaaatacaaattgcTTTTTTGAAGCCACTGACCCAGCACCATTTTGTACTCCCAGCAACAAAGACTGGCAGAAGGTTTCAGTCTCGTATACCTTTAATTCACAAGAGCAGTATTACAGCATGTTACACAAGTATGTGAACACCGACAGAGGCAACGACGCTGAATTCAAGGAAGAAGGTCGGGATCTCAATGTTTTTGAATTTGTGGATGAAGCCCAGGCAAGCGTTTCAGGGTTGTAA